One genomic segment of Pseudomonas sp. p1(2021b) includes these proteins:
- a CDS encoding heavy metal translocating P-type ATPase, whose protein sequence is MSAPTTFDLPISGMTCASCAGRVERALRKVTGAEQVSVNLATEQARVQAPAGSLPALVDAVRGAGYGVPTRTVELQIGGMTCASCVGRVERALGKLPGVEQVSVNLASERAHLEVLKALDDNQLIAAVEKAGYSASLPKAARDDQAEAQRRLRNERLAVGVALLLALPLVLPMIVQPFGLHWMLPAWVQFLLATPVQFILGARFYVAAWKAVRAGTGNMDLLVALGTSAGYGLSLYEWARASAGMAPHLYFEASAVVIALVLLGKYLESRAKRQTASAIRALEALRPERALRMVDGREEDVAISQLRLGDLVLVKPGERFPVDGEVLEGSSHADEALISGESLPVPKQPGDSVTGGAINGEGRLLVRTQALGTETVLARIIRLVEDAQAAKAPIQKLADRVSQVFVPAVLVLALATLCGWWLAGAPLETALINAVAVLVIACPCALGLATPAAIMAGTGVAARHGILIKDAEALERAHAVNRVVFDKTGTLTSGSPRVVHSQAVDGNTGDLHRLAGALQRGSEHPLAKAVLDACAEQGLLVPQVADSQSLTGRGIAGQVEGRELALGNRRLLDESGLQPGELARWAQTWEAEGRTLSWLIERAPQQRVLGLFAFGDSLKPGADHAIAALHAQHISSHLLTGDNRGSAQVVAQALGIDDVHAEVLPADKAATVAALKRDGVVAMVGDGINDAPALAAADIGIAMGSGTDVAMQAAGITLMRGDPRLVPAALEISRKTYAKIRQNLFWAFIYNLIGIPLAAFGLLNPVLAGAAMALSSVSVVSNALWLKTWKPTDNRQEHP, encoded by the coding sequence ATGTCCGCACCTACCACGTTCGACCTGCCGATCTCCGGCATGACCTGCGCCAGCTGTGCTGGGCGGGTCGAGCGCGCCCTGCGCAAGGTCACCGGCGCTGAACAGGTCAGCGTCAACCTCGCCACTGAACAGGCCCGGGTCCAGGCCCCGGCCGGCAGCCTGCCCGCCCTGGTCGATGCCGTCCGCGGGGCCGGTTACGGCGTCCCCACCCGCACTGTCGAGCTGCAGATCGGCGGCATGACCTGCGCCAGCTGCGTGGGCCGCGTCGAACGCGCCCTAGGCAAGCTGCCGGGGGTCGAGCAGGTCAGCGTCAACCTGGCCAGCGAACGTGCCCACCTCGAAGTGCTGAAGGCCCTGGACGACAACCAGCTGATCGCGGCGGTGGAAAAAGCCGGCTACAGCGCCAGCCTGCCCAAGGCCGCCCGCGACGACCAGGCCGAGGCCCAGCGTCGCCTGCGCAACGAGCGCCTGGCGGTAGGCGTGGCGCTGCTGCTGGCCTTGCCGCTGGTGTTGCCGATGATTGTCCAGCCGTTCGGCTTGCACTGGATGCTGCCGGCCTGGGTGCAGTTCCTGCTGGCCACACCGGTGCAGTTCATCCTCGGTGCACGCTTCTATGTCGCCGCCTGGAAAGCCGTGCGCGCAGGCACCGGCAACATGGATCTGCTGGTCGCGTTGGGCACCAGCGCCGGCTACGGCCTGAGCCTGTATGAATGGGCCCGGGCATCGGCGGGCATGGCGCCGCACCTGTACTTCGAGGCCTCCGCCGTGGTCATCGCCCTGGTGCTGCTGGGCAAGTACCTGGAAAGCCGAGCCAAGCGCCAGACCGCCAGCGCCATCCGCGCCCTCGAGGCACTGCGCCCCGAGCGCGCCCTGCGCATGGTCGATGGCCGCGAGGAAGACGTAGCCATCAGCCAGCTGCGCCTGGGCGACCTGGTGCTGGTCAAACCCGGCGAACGCTTCCCGGTCGACGGTGAAGTGCTCGAGGGCAGCAGCCATGCCGACGAGGCACTGATCAGCGGAGAAAGCCTGCCTGTGCCCAAGCAGCCTGGCGATTCGGTCACCGGCGGCGCCATCAATGGCGAAGGTCGCCTGCTGGTGCGCACCCAGGCCCTGGGCACCGAGACCGTACTGGCCCGTATCATCCGCCTGGTCGAGGACGCCCAGGCGGCCAAGGCGCCCATCCAGAAACTGGCGGACCGGGTCAGCCAGGTGTTCGTCCCGGCGGTCTTGGTACTGGCCTTGGCCACGCTGTGCGGCTGGTGGCTGGCCGGAGCACCGCTTGAAACCGCGTTGATCAATGCCGTCGCCGTGCTGGTGATCGCCTGCCCTTGCGCACTCGGCCTGGCGACCCCGGCAGCGATCATGGCCGGTACCGGGGTCGCTGCCCGCCACGGCATCCTGATCAAGGACGCCGAAGCGCTGGAGCGTGCCCATGCCGTCAACCGGGTGGTCTTCGACAAGACCGGCACCCTCACCTCCGGCAGCCCGCGGGTCGTGCACAGCCAGGCAGTGGACGGAAACACGGGCGACCTGCATCGCCTCGCCGGAGCCTTGCAGCGCGGCAGCGAACACCCCTTGGCCAAGGCCGTGCTCGATGCTTGCGCAGAGCAAGGCCTGCTGGTGCCGCAGGTTGCCGACAGCCAGTCCCTCACCGGCCGTGGCATCGCCGGGCAGGTCGAGGGCCGCGAGCTGGCCTTGGGCAACCGTCGCCTGCTCGACGAGAGCGGCCTGCAACCGGGCGAGCTGGCCCGCTGGGCACAAACCTGGGAAGCCGAAGGCCGCACCTTGTCGTGGCTGATCGAGCGCGCACCGCAACAGCGTGTGCTGGGCCTGTTCGCGTTCGGCGACAGCCTCAAACCCGGTGCCGACCACGCCATTGCCGCGCTGCATGCACAGCACATCAGCAGCCACCTGCTGACTGGCGACAATCGCGGCAGCGCCCAGGTCGTGGCCCAGGCCCTGGGCATCGATGATGTGCATGCCGAAGTGCTCCCCGCCGACAAGGCCGCCACAGTGGCCGCGCTCAAGCGCGACGGCGTGGTGGCCATGGTCGGCGACGGTATCAACGACGCTCCGGCGCTGGCGGCCGCCGATATCGGCATCGCCATGGGCTCGGGCACCGATGTGGCCATGCAGGCCGCCGGTATCACGCTGATGCGTGGCGACCCGCGTCTGGTACCTGCGGCGCTGGAGATCAGCCGCAAGACCTACGCCAAGATCCGCCAGAACCTGTTCTGGGCCTTCATCTACAACCTGATAGGCATCCCTCTGGCCGCCTTCGGCCTGCTCAACCCCGTGCTGGCCGGCGCCGCCATGGCCCTGTCCAGTGTCAGCGTGGTGAGCAATGCCCTGTGGTTGAAAACCTGGAAACCCACCGACAACCGGCAGGAGCATCCATGA
- the cueR gene encoding Cu(I)-responsive transcriptional regulator, whose translation MNIGQAARRSGLSTKMIRYYESIGLLKPALRSDSGYRLYQADDLHTLAFIKRSRDLGFSLEEVARLLTLWQDRQRASADVKALAMQHIDELNRRIEELVSLRDTLGELVAHCQGDDRPDCPILKDLANGKGCCH comes from the coding sequence ATGAACATCGGCCAGGCCGCCCGCCGCAGCGGGCTCAGCACCAAGATGATCCGCTACTACGAGTCCATCGGCCTGCTCAAGCCGGCTCTGCGCAGCGACAGCGGCTACCGCCTGTACCAAGCGGACGACCTGCATACCCTGGCGTTCATCAAGCGCTCGCGCGACCTGGGCTTCTCCCTCGAGGAAGTGGCCCGGCTGCTGACCCTCTGGCAGGACCGCCAGCGTGCCAGCGCCGACGTGAAGGCGCTGGCCATGCAGCACATCGACGAGCTGAACCGGCGGATCGAGGAACTGGTCAGCCTGCGCGACACCCTGGGCGAACTGGTCGCCCACTGCCAAGGCGACGATCGGCCGGACTGCCCGATCCTCAAGGACCTGGCCAATGGCAAGGGGTGTTGCCATTGA
- a CDS encoding methyl-accepting chemotaxis protein, translating into MVATANEVARSCSQAADSADSGQQQAREGQQQIDAAVQSVDRLSQEIEQSALSIQQLERDSNAIQSILGTIRSIAEQTNLLALNAAIEAARAGEQGRGFAVVADEVRALAKRTADSTAEIDGLLGNLASRTAQVAEQMHASLEVSQQSVSRIGLARDSFGQIRESVDIIRDMNTQIATAAEQQHQVAEDINRHISQIHGDAQLVAELAQAARQDSESLAGLSNELDALVRRFRT; encoded by the coding sequence ATGGTCGCCACCGCCAACGAAGTCGCCCGCTCGTGCAGCCAGGCGGCCGACTCAGCCGACAGCGGCCAGCAGCAGGCCCGCGAAGGCCAACAGCAGATCGACGCGGCGGTGCAGAGCGTCGACCGCCTGAGCCAGGAAATCGAGCAGTCGGCCCTGTCGATCCAGCAACTCGAGCGCGACAGCAACGCTATCCAATCGATCCTGGGCACCATCCGCTCGATCGCCGAGCAGACCAACCTGCTGGCCCTCAACGCCGCCATCGAGGCGGCCCGCGCCGGAGAGCAAGGCCGCGGGTTCGCGGTGGTGGCCGACGAAGTGCGTGCCCTGGCCAAGCGCACCGCCGACTCCACGGCCGAGATCGACGGCCTGCTGGGCAACCTGGCCTCACGCACTGCCCAGGTCGCCGAGCAGATGCATGCCAGCCTGGAGGTCTCGCAACAGTCGGTCAGCCGCATCGGGTTGGCCCGTGACAGCTTCGGGCAGATTCGCGAGTCGGTGGACATCATCCGCGACATGAACACCCAGATCGCCACTGCCGCCGAGCAACAGCACCAGGTGGCCGAGGACATCAACCGGCATATCAGCCAGATCCACGGCGACGCACAGCTGGTGGCCGAACTGGCCCAGGCCGCGCGCCAGGACTCCGAGAGCCTGGCGGGGCTGTCCAACGAACTCGATGCCCTGGTGCGCAGGTTCCGCACCTGA
- a CDS encoding acetyl-CoA C-acetyltransferase, translating to MASPRRVAILGGNRIPFARSNGAYANASNQAMLTAALEGLIERYRLHGLRLGEVAAGAVLKHARDMNLTRECVLGSRLSAQTPAYDVQQACGTGLEAALLVANKIALGQIDSGIAGGVDTTSDAPIAINEGLRRILLRANRGKQLMQRLQPFLKLRLKHLKPELPRNEEPRTGLSMGEHCERMAQAWQIERLEQDELALLSHQHLLASFNEGWHDDLLTPYLGLTRDNNLRPDLTLEQLARLKPVFDRSGLGTLTPGNSTPLTDGASLVLLGSEQWAQDHGLPVLAYLVDGETAAVDFVTGQEGLLMAPVYAVPRLLARNGLSLQDFDYYEIHEAFAAQVLCTLKAWEDVAYCRDRLGLDGALGSIDRSRLNVKGSSLAAGHPFAATGGRILANMAKLLATAGKGRGLISICAAGGQGVTVIVER from the coding sequence ATGGCTTCACCTCGGCGGGTCGCGATCCTGGGCGGTAACCGGATCCCTTTCGCACGCTCCAACGGCGCCTACGCCAACGCCAGCAACCAGGCGATGCTCACCGCCGCGCTCGAGGGCCTCATCGAGCGCTATCGCCTGCATGGCTTGCGCCTGGGCGAGGTGGCCGCCGGCGCGGTGCTCAAGCATGCCCGGGACATGAACCTGACCCGCGAGTGCGTGCTGGGCTCGCGGCTGTCGGCGCAAACCCCGGCCTATGACGTCCAACAGGCCTGCGGCACGGGCCTGGAGGCGGCGTTGCTGGTGGCCAACAAGATCGCCCTTGGGCAAATCGACTCCGGCATCGCCGGGGGCGTGGACACCACGTCCGACGCGCCGATCGCCATCAATGAAGGGCTGCGGCGCATCCTGCTGCGGGCCAACCGTGGCAAGCAGCTGATGCAGCGGCTGCAACCGTTCCTCAAGCTACGCCTGAAGCACTTGAAGCCCGAGCTGCCGCGCAACGAGGAACCGCGCACGGGGCTGTCCATGGGCGAGCATTGCGAGCGCATGGCCCAGGCCTGGCAGATCGAGCGCCTCGAGCAGGACGAACTGGCCCTGCTGAGCCACCAGCACCTGCTGGCATCGTTCAATGAAGGCTGGCATGACGACCTGCTCACCCCCTACCTGGGGTTGACCCGGGACAACAACCTGCGCCCCGACCTGACCCTGGAGCAGTTGGCCAGGCTCAAGCCGGTATTCGACCGTAGCGGCCTGGGGACCCTGACGCCGGGCAATTCCACGCCACTGACCGATGGCGCCTCGCTGGTGCTGCTCGGCAGCGAGCAGTGGGCCCAGGACCATGGGTTGCCTGTATTGGCCTACCTGGTCGATGGCGAAACCGCCGCGGTGGATTTCGTCACCGGGCAGGAGGGGTTGCTGATGGCCCCGGTGTACGCCGTGCCACGCCTGTTGGCACGCAACGGCCTGAGCCTGCAGGACTTCGACTACTACGAAATCCACGAAGCCTTTGCCGCCCAGGTGCTGTGCACGCTCAAGGCCTGGGAAGACGTGGCCTATTGCCGTGACCGCCTGGGGCTCGATGGGGCGCTGGGCAGCATCGACCGCAGCAGGCTCAATGTGAAAGGCAGCTCGTTGGCCGCGGGGCATCCGTTCGCGGCGACCGGCGGGCGGATCCTGGCCAACATGGCCAAGTTGCTGGCCACGGCGGGCAAGGGGCGGGGACTGATCTCGATCTGCGCGGCGGGAGGGCAGGGGGTTACGGTCATTGTCGAGCGCTAG
- a CDS encoding 3-oxoacyl-ACP reductase, protein MSDRYLGFANSNLGRRLVDALGLPRPVPLERWQAGRLRPVEGALVLGGGPLAAKVEAIAPCLTDTLYSFNGDGLQAQPWVAGLGPKVKAVVFDASHLSDIDALRQLREFFQPLLRSLAPCAHVVILGRAPASLDDPLASVAQRALEGFSRSLGKELRNGATVQLLYVDEGAENQLEGALRFFLSPRSAFISGQVLHLAPCAAQVQDWTRPLGGCRALVTGAARGIGAAIAETLARDGAEVTLLDVPAAQNDLDALAARLGGRALALDICAADAPAQLLEALPDGIDIVVHNAGITRDKTLPNMTPDYWDAVMAVNLKAPQVLTQALLDAGKLHDAARITLLASVSGIAGNRGQANYAASKAGLIGLAQAWAPKLAEHGGTINAVAPGFIETHMTAAMPMGLREAGRRLSSLGQGGMPQDVAEAVAWLSQPGSGAVNGQVLRVCGQALMGA, encoded by the coding sequence ATGAGCGATCGCTATCTCGGCTTTGCCAACTCCAACCTGGGCCGGCGCCTCGTCGATGCCCTGGGCCTGCCGCGCCCGGTGCCGCTGGAGCGCTGGCAGGCAGGCCGCCTGCGGCCGGTGGAGGGCGCCCTGGTGCTGGGCGGCGGGCCATTGGCGGCCAAGGTCGAGGCCATCGCCCCGTGCCTGACCGACACCCTCTACAGCTTCAATGGCGATGGCCTGCAGGCCCAACCCTGGGTCGCAGGCCTGGGCCCGAAGGTGAAAGCTGTGGTGTTCGACGCCAGTCACCTGTCCGACATCGACGCGCTGCGCCAGTTGCGTGAATTCTTCCAGCCGTTGTTGCGCAGCCTGGCGCCGTGTGCCCATGTCGTCATCCTCGGCCGTGCCCCGGCAAGCCTCGACGATCCTTTGGCCAGCGTGGCCCAGCGTGCCCTGGAGGGCTTCAGCCGCTCGCTGGGCAAGGAGCTGCGCAACGGGGCCACGGTGCAGCTGCTGTATGTCGACGAAGGTGCCGAAAACCAGCTTGAAGGCGCCTTGCGCTTCTTCCTGTCACCCCGCAGCGCATTCATTTCCGGCCAGGTGCTGCACCTGGCACCCTGCGCTGCCCAGGTGCAAGACTGGACCCGCCCGCTGGGCGGGTGCCGGGCGTTGGTCACCGGCGCTGCCCGCGGCATCGGTGCGGCCATTGCCGAAACCCTGGCCCGCGATGGTGCCGAGGTGACCCTGCTGGACGTACCGGCGGCGCAGAACGACCTCGATGCCCTCGCCGCCCGCCTCGGTGGCCGCGCCCTGGCCCTGGACATCTGCGCAGCCGACGCCCCGGCGCAGCTGCTCGAGGCCTTGCCCGACGGCATCGACATCGTGGTACACAACGCCGGCATCACCCGCGACAAGACCTTGCCCAACATGACGCCCGACTACTGGGACGCCGTCATGGCCGTCAACCTCAAGGCCCCCCAGGTCCTGACCCAGGCCCTGCTCGACGCCGGCAAGCTGCACGACGCCGCCCGCATCACCCTGCTCGCCTCGGTCAGCGGCATCGCCGGCAACCGCGGCCAGGCCAACTACGCTGCCAGCAAGGCCGGCTTGATCGGCCTGGCCCAGGCCTGGGCGCCGAAGCTGGCCGAGCACGGCGGCACCATCAACGCCGTGGCGCCTGGCTTCATCGAGACACACATGACCGCCGCCATGCCCATGGGCCTGCGCGAAGCCGGGAGGCGTCTGAGCTCCCTGGGCCAGGGCGGTATGCCGCAGGATGTCGCCGAGGCCGTGGCCTGGCTCAGCCAGCCCGGCAGCGGTGCGGTCAACGGCCAGGTCCTGCGGGTCTGTGGCCAGGCACTGATGGGAGCATGA
- a CDS encoding MaoC family dehydratase produces MTRPWHDLHSPDSRASLYLRALAKRKISGERLPEAGLRCFLRVQPDNLSAYRRLCHYPDHGRLPPTYPHVMAFTLQLQLLTAPDFPFPLLGLVHLHNETQVHRPLGGVDGLRFSVHADNLRPHPKGGTFDLVTEAQDVLGPLWRETSRMLVRGLHLEGQAEEEAELEPGNLPEVTRWYADTDIGRRYAKVCGDYNPIHLGAASARLFGFPTAIAHGLWTQAMAMAALQGHLPTSGYVFEVDFRKPVRLPSEVVLSASEAGPAGVLRLDSHGGLLHMLGQWRPLTPL; encoded by the coding sequence ATGACACGGCCATGGCACGACCTGCACAGCCCCGACTCCCGCGCCAGCCTCTACCTACGGGCCCTGGCCAAGCGCAAGATCAGCGGCGAACGCCTGCCTGAAGCCGGCCTGCGCTGCTTCCTGCGGGTACAGCCCGACAACCTGTCCGCCTACCGTCGGCTGTGCCATTACCCCGACCACGGCCGCCTGCCGCCGACCTACCCCCATGTCATGGCCTTCACCCTGCAACTGCAGTTGCTCACCGCCCCGGACTTCCCCTTCCCACTCCTCGGCCTGGTGCACCTGCACAACGAAACCCAGGTCCATCGCCCGCTGGGCGGGGTCGATGGCCTGCGTTTCTCGGTCCATGCCGACAACCTGCGCCCGCACCCCAAGGGCGGCACCTTCGACCTGGTGACCGAAGCGCAGGATGTGCTCGGCCCCCTGTGGCGTGAAACCAGCCGTATGCTGGTGCGCGGCCTGCACCTTGAAGGGCAGGCCGAGGAAGAAGCGGAGCTCGAGCCCGGCAACCTGCCCGAAGTTACGCGCTGGTACGCCGATACTGACATCGGCCGGCGCTACGCCAAGGTCTGTGGCGACTACAACCCGATCCACCTCGGCGCGGCCAGCGCTCGGCTGTTCGGCTTCCCCACGGCCATCGCCCACGGCCTGTGGACCCAGGCCATGGCGATGGCCGCGCTGCAAGGCCACCTGCCCACCAGCGGCTACGTCTTCGAAGTGGATTTTCGCAAACCGGTGCGCCTGCCCTCGGAGGTGGTGCTCAGCGCCAGCGAGGCCGGCCCGGCAGGCGTGTTGCGCCTGGACAGCCATGGCGGCCTGCTGCACATGCTCGGCCAATGGCGCCCCCTCACCCCCCTTTAA
- a CDS encoding MazG-like family protein, producing the protein MNLQELTDRLHQIRDNNDWRGFHSPKNLAMAASVEMAELVEIFQWLSEDQSRQLPPEELAHAGQEIGDIVLYLLLLCSELGLDMNEVVRAKLADSERRFAK; encoded by the coding sequence ATGAATCTGCAAGAACTGACCGACCGCCTGCATCAGATCCGCGACAACAACGACTGGCGCGGCTTTCACAGCCCGAAGAACCTGGCCATGGCCGCCAGTGTCGAGATGGCCGAACTGGTCGAGATCTTCCAATGGCTGAGCGAAGACCAGTCGCGCCAGCTTCCCCCGGAAGAACTCGCCCACGCCGGCCAGGAAATCGGCGACATCGTCCTGTACCTGTTGCTGCTGTGCAGCGAGCTGGGCCTGGACATGAACGAAGTGGTGCGTGCCAAGCTGGCCGACAGCGAGAGGCGCTTTGCCAAATGA
- a CDS encoding methyltransferase domain-containing protein has protein sequence MNDRHFDELATRFAEKIYGGAKGAIRLAVLQADLAEALPDRPLRVLDIGAGLGHMALWLAERGHQLTLAEPAAPMLEGARARFAEAGQAATFIQAPWQALLGQLTEPFDVVLCHAVLEWLAEPESILPVLHQLTAPGGWLSLAFYNRDALVYRNLLKGHFRKLRSNRLAGEKQSLTPQKPLDPRALKAQLEPMWQVESESGVRVFHDYMPKEFQAKAELLDLLEMELAHRRHPSFAGLGRYLHWICRPR, from the coding sequence ATGAACGACCGTCATTTCGATGAGCTGGCCACCCGCTTCGCCGAGAAGATCTACGGCGGGGCCAAGGGTGCGATCCGCCTGGCGGTGCTCCAGGCCGACCTCGCCGAAGCCCTGCCCGACCGCCCCCTGCGCGTGCTCGATATCGGCGCGGGCCTGGGTCATATGGCCCTGTGGTTGGCCGAACGAGGCCACCAGCTGACCCTGGCCGAACCGGCCGCGCCCATGCTCGAAGGCGCCCGCGCGCGCTTCGCCGAGGCCGGCCAGGCGGCCACCTTCATCCAGGCACCCTGGCAGGCGTTGCTCGGCCAGCTGACCGAGCCGTTCGACGTGGTGCTGTGCCACGCCGTACTGGAATGGCTGGCCGAACCCGAGAGCATCCTGCCGGTGCTGCACCAGCTGACGGCCCCCGGCGGCTGGTTGTCGCTGGCCTTCTACAACCGCGACGCGCTGGTCTACCGCAACCTGCTCAAGGGCCATTTCCGCAAGCTGCGCAGCAACCGCCTGGCAGGCGAGAAGCAGAGCCTGACCCCGCAAAAACCGCTTGATCCCCGGGCCCTCAAGGCGCAACTTGAACCCATGTGGCAGGTCGAAAGCGAAAGTGGCGTACGGGTGTTCCACGACTACATGCCCAAGGAATTCCAGGCCAAGGCCGAGCTGCTCGATCTGCTGGAAATGGAACTGGCGCACCGCCGCCACCCCAGCTTCGCCGGCCTGGGCCGCTACCTGCACTGGATCTGTCGCCCGCGTTGA
- a CDS encoding DUF4136 domain-containing protein — translation MPYPQLCLALFTLTLAACQGSNPYVASSRPLPPAPPQAATTFDASAYPAAPRDYGRYRSWSWRNGQLPRASASTDPAQLADAISGALDQHGLRPARGASGDLLVSADVRLERRLRQVRDYDYYDPYYGPYPYGGVGFGGYHNGYGAYGSVPVVRTYEVEVMVVRIDLFDARSGQPVWSASAESGSGKDSPRDREDALRESVSKALSGYPPS, via the coding sequence ATGCCGTACCCGCAACTGTGCCTGGCACTGTTCACCCTGACCCTGGCCGCATGCCAGGGCAGCAACCCCTATGTCGCCAGCAGCCGGCCGCTGCCACCGGCGCCGCCGCAGGCAGCGACCACGTTCGATGCCAGCGCCTACCCCGCCGCACCACGCGACTATGGCCGCTATCGGAGTTGGAGCTGGCGCAACGGACAATTGCCCCGCGCCAGCGCCAGCACCGACCCGGCGCAACTGGCCGACGCCATCAGCGGCGCCCTCGATCAGCACGGCCTGCGCCCGGCCCGTGGTGCCAGCGGCGACCTGCTGGTCAGCGCCGATGTACGCCTGGAGCGACGCCTGCGTCAGGTGCGTGACTACGATTACTACGACCCCTACTACGGCCCGTACCCCTACGGTGGTGTCGGCTTTGGCGGTTACCACAATGGCTATGGTGCCTACGGCAGCGTGCCAGTGGTGCGCACCTACGAAGTGGAAGTGATGGTGGTGCGCATCGACCTGTTCGATGCCCGCAGCGGCCAGCCAGTGTGGAGCGCCAGTGCCGAAAGTGGCAGCGGCAAGGACTCGCCACGGGACCGTGAAGACGCCTTGCGCGAATCGGTGAGCAAGGCGCTCAGCGGCTATCCTCCCAGTTAG
- a CDS encoding DUF4136 domain-containing protein gives MLRRLALLSFTLLLGACANNNATQDFDASRDFAAYRSWAWQEPALQYRPDDPRIKSDLTEQRIRQAVAGQLDQRGLRPVQGTARPDVRVRTYLIVEDRQQQITTNYGGAWGGYWGGYWGGPMYNETRSVDYKVATIQVDLFDGRDGKLVWRGSAEQIMNNYPPSPQERNTAIQKTVAQVMANYPPR, from the coding sequence ATGTTGCGCCGCCTCGCCCTGTTGTCTTTCACGTTGCTGCTCGGCGCCTGCGCCAACAACAATGCCACCCAGGACTTCGATGCCAGCCGCGATTTCGCCGCGTACCGCAGCTGGGCCTGGCAGGAGCCGGCCTTGCAGTACCGCCCGGACGACCCGCGGATCAAGAGCGACCTGACCGAGCAACGCATCCGCCAGGCCGTGGCCGGCCAGCTCGACCAGCGCGGCCTGCGCCCGGTGCAAGGCACTGCGCGACCGGATGTGCGGGTGCGCACCTACCTGATCGTCGAGGATCGCCAGCAGCAGATCACCACCAATTATGGCGGCGCCTGGGGGGGTTACTGGGGCGGCTACTGGGGCGGGCCGATGTACAACGAAACCCGCAGCGTCGACTACAAAGTAGCGACCATCCAGGTGGACCTGTTCGACGGCCGTGACGGCAAGCTGGTCTGGCGCGGCAGTGCCGAGCAGATCATGAACAATTACCCACCCAGCCCGCAGGAACGTAACACCGCGATCCAGAAGACCGTGGCGCAGGTGATGGCCAACTATCCTCCTCGTTGA